In Candidatus Defluviilinea proxima, a single genomic region encodes these proteins:
- a CDS encoding DUF362 domain-containing protein — protein MKTPIRRRQFLKLMGTSLLSFFLHQCGLQPSTLNAPTEIVTALPNTPQTAIVAPSATVVPSHTPSPQPTATLDSQSTAAIGQINTYDVSRLREKLQEMFQQIGGLAGLVRPGSRVVIKPNLTGNTWSDANLPAFPTELFVTHPALIQAFAELLIDAGAGSIRIVEGLGDESIFKAWGYEDVASRVNASLVDLCKPAPYADFATFPVGSGRQIYDVFYMNGVLKEADVFVSFAKMKCHSTTGVTLSLKNLIGLAPISLYRRDESQNHRSAFHESTVYDRRLPRVAIDLNLARPVHLALVDGIKTAEGGAGAWDTGYNPVQPGLIVASKNPVVADTVSTALMGFDPDAPSGSHPFTYADNHLWLAREAGLGTNKLSEINIVGGAIGSHIFPFKVVR, from the coding sequence ATGAAAACACCAATCCGTAGACGTCAGTTCCTGAAATTAATGGGGACATCACTGCTTTCCTTCTTCCTACATCAGTGTGGTTTGCAGCCGTCCACATTGAATGCACCAACTGAAATCGTCACGGCTCTACCGAACACGCCACAAACAGCCATAGTAGCACCATCAGCGACTGTGGTTCCATCTCATACACCATCTCCCCAGCCGACGGCAACGCTCGATAGCCAGTCCACAGCTGCAATTGGACAGATAAATACCTATGATGTCTCACGACTTCGTGAAAAATTGCAGGAAATGTTCCAGCAGATCGGTGGACTGGCAGGTCTTGTTCGGCCAGGGTCACGGGTGGTGATTAAACCCAACTTAACTGGCAATACATGGTCTGATGCCAACTTACCCGCATTCCCCACAGAGCTCTTTGTTACTCATCCTGCACTGATACAGGCGTTTGCTGAATTACTGATTGATGCCGGCGCAGGGTCGATTCGTATAGTGGAGGGGTTGGGAGATGAATCGATCTTCAAGGCATGGGGATATGAAGATGTAGCCTCACGTGTCAATGCTTCCCTGGTTGATCTTTGCAAACCCGCCCCATACGCCGACTTTGCCACATTCCCTGTGGGTTCTGGCAGACAAATCTACGATGTTTTCTATATGAATGGAGTGCTCAAAGAGGCAGATGTCTTTGTCTCGTTTGCGAAGATGAAATGTCACAGCACAACTGGGGTTACCTTATCATTGAAAAACCTGATAGGGTTAGCACCTATTAGCTTATATCGGCGTGATGAGAGTCAAAACCATCGTTCGGCTTTCCATGAATCCACAGTATATGATAGGCGTTTACCGCGAGTGGCTATCGATCTGAATTTGGCTAGACCGGTGCATCTTGCGTTGGTAGATGGAATTAAGACTGCCGAAGGGGGAGCTGGTGCATGGGATACAGGATATAACCCAGTACAACCGGGTTTGATCGTTGCTAGTAAAAATCCAGTTGTGGCTGATACTGTTTCTACAGCTCTAATGGGTTTTGACCCTGATGCTCCATCTGGTTCGCATCCATTTACCTATGCTGACAATCATTTGTGGTTGGCTCGAGAAGCAGGTTTGGGAACCAACAAGCTTTCAGAGATCAATATTGTTGGTGGGGCTATTGGAAGTCATATATTTCCATTCAAAGTAGTTCGATGA
- a CDS encoding PrsW family intramembrane metalloprotease, producing the protein MNNSTPTWHKRTVMIIGLILAIMGLPFTINLLCIVPLLLINSSGSDAAIYGVVSLTFALLTFGAGAVAYIHGNRALKDKPSNPIRFTLQPMLMLGAFILLLSIGLVFQSSDFAVAILFPPIMLACAMLPPLWAVIWMIPRAQQKQVKEPSEEHQEGELNQPSLSWRRGLLAFTGGATVSVFIAIVLEILLPVVIFALISDLADTVADSMRVVFRELSSRDVANALTDRGFIYLFTQLAIIAPLAEEIAKPLVVLPLVRNLNKQETFWIGALAGAGFAALENVVYATSGFYIWAGILLVRALGSALHPLGSGLVALGWRDVLRGEKDAGKNWWKRFGIATTVHAVWNGGSLLVISLGGARFFGDLPPEIDILGLSAAGTTLAFLIILGISALWIGRAYGHDKPFLLSEGTSDEERFIPSDRAAAIWAIACLIAIVPAGIAGLKLWLP; encoded by the coding sequence ATGAATAACTCAACACCAACCTGGCACAAACGTACTGTCATGATTATTGGCTTGATCCTGGCCATCATGGGTTTGCCGTTCACGATCAATCTGCTTTGTATCGTGCCATTGCTGTTGATAAACTCCAGCGGTTCAGATGCGGCGATCTATGGGGTGGTCAGTCTTACATTTGCGTTGCTTACGTTTGGGGCAGGTGCTGTAGCGTATATACATGGCAACCGTGCCTTGAAGGATAAGCCATCGAATCCAATTCGATTTACCTTGCAGCCCATGTTGATGCTGGGAGCATTTATCTTGTTGCTCAGCATCGGGTTGGTTTTCCAATCATCTGACTTTGCGGTCGCAATTTTGTTCCCGCCCATCATGCTGGCTTGCGCAATGCTGCCACCCTTATGGGCAGTGATTTGGATGATTCCACGCGCACAGCAAAAGCAAGTGAAAGAGCCATCAGAGGAGCATCAGGAGGGGGAGTTGAACCAGCCATCTCTGAGTTGGAGGCGCGGCCTGCTTGCATTTACAGGAGGAGCGACGGTCAGTGTCTTCATCGCCATTGTGTTGGAGATCCTGCTGCCGGTCGTCATCTTCGCTTTGATTTCTGACCTTGCAGATACGGTCGCTGACAGTATGCGTGTTGTATTCCGTGAACTATCAAGCAGGGATGTTGCCAATGCCCTGACAGATCGCGGTTTCATTTATCTCTTTACACAACTTGCGATCATCGCCCCACTTGCCGAGGAGATCGCAAAGCCTTTGGTTGTTCTGCCATTGGTGCGCAACTTGAACAAACAGGAGACCTTCTGGATTGGTGCATTGGCTGGCGCGGGGTTTGCCGCGCTTGAGAACGTGGTATATGCCACAAGCGGGTTTTATATCTGGGCAGGCATTTTGCTTGTGCGCGCGTTGGGCAGCGCGTTACATCCGCTTGGGTCGGGACTGGTTGCGCTTGGCTGGCGGGACGTGTTGCGCGGTGAAAAGGACGCGGGCAAAAATTGGTGGAAACGGTTTGGGATTGCGACAACGGTTCATGCGGTATGGAATGGAGGTTCGCTTCTTGTCATATCGTTGGGCGGGGCGCGCTTCTTTGGAGATCTGCCTCCTGAGATCGATATCCTTGGTCTCTCCGCGGCTGGAACAACGCTGGCGTTCCTTATCATCCTTGGCATCTCCGCTTTATGGATCGGACGCGCTTACGGACATGACAAGCCATTTCTACTATCAGAAGGCACATCCGATGAAGAACGCTTCATTCCCTCTGATCGTGCGGCGGCGATCTGGGCAATTGCCTGTTTGATCGCGATCGTCCCCGCAGGAATTGCAGGACTCAAGCTATGGCTGCCATGA